GGTCTTCCCCGCTTCCAGAAGGGCTTTGGCCGAGAGGAGGTCCATGCTCCATTATAAAAGCCCCCTCCTAGGGGGCGTGTGTCCCGAGCCAAAAGAGGAGGGCCTCCGCCGCCTTTGGGTTGGTGGCGATGGGGACGTTATGGACGTTGCACACCCTTAGGAGGGCCTGGACGTCGGGCTCGTGGGGCTTGGGGGTGAGGGGGTCTTGGAAGAAGAAGACCGCCAGGACCTTCCCCTCCGCCACCCGGGCCCCGATCTGCTGGTCCCCCCCGAGGGGCCCCGAGAGGACCCTTTCCACGGGAAGCCCGGTGGCCTCCTCTATCCGGGCCCCCGTGGTGCCCGTGGCCAGGAGGGGAAAGCGGGCGAGGAGGGGGCGGTGGGCCAGGCAGAAGGCCACCATCTCCTCCTTCTTGGCATCGTGGGCGATGAGGGCGAGGGCCTGCATGGGGGCATCTTAGCGTAGGCTAGGGGGCATGGGCCTTACCTTCGCCGAAGCCCAGAAAGAGGTGGACGCCTGGATTGGCCGGTTTGAGGAGGGCTACTTCCCGCCCCTCCTCATGCTGGCCCGGCTTGCGGAGGAACTGGGGGAGGTGGCCCGGGTTCTGGCCCACCGGCACGGGAAGACCCCCAAGCCCGGGGAGGAGGAGGGGGACCTGGAGGAGGAGGTGGGGGACCTCCTTTTCGTCCTCGTTTCCCTGGCCAACAGCCAGGGGATTGACCTGGAACGGGCCTTCCGAAAGGTTATGGCCAAGTACCAGGCCCGCGACGGGGCGCGCTGGACCCCAAAGGACGACGGGCCTATGCTAAAATAAATCCTTGGCCTGGGCCGTTAGCTCAATCGGTCAGAGCGGCCGGCTCATAACCGGTTGGTTGCAGGTTCAAGTCCTGCACGGCCCACCAACACCCCGCCCCAGGGCGGGGGCTTTTCGTAAGGGAATACAAAAAGTTAAACCCCGCCCAGAGGAGCGGGGCCTTTGGTGGGCGATGGTGGACTTGAACCACCGACCTCACGCTTATCAGGCGTGCGCTCTGACCAGCTGAGCTAATCGCCCCCGCACGCATCCGTTAGTCTAGCGAGAAGCCTTTTCCTCGTCAAGGGTTTGGGGACACCCCTTGGCAAGAGGCCCGCCCCGTGGTATAAGGGAAGGGTATGCCCTTCGGGGCCGGTCCACGCGAGGGGAGTTGGGGTTCTCCCCCTCCTTTTCGTGTGGACGAGCGCTAAGGCGCCCGCCTTCTTAAAGAAGGCGCGAAGAGGAGGAACGAGGCGGATGGAAGACAAGGCGACCCAGACCCCAGAAAAGACCTTCAGCATGGAAGAGGCCCTTCAGGAGACCGGGGCCAGGTTGGACAAGCGGGTGCGTCCCGGGCAGATCCTCACGGGCCAAGTGGTCTTTGTGGGTTCGGACGGTGTGGCGGTAGACATCGGCACCAAGGTAGAGGGCATCATCCCCTTCAACCAGATCACCTCCAAGCCCCTCCCCGAGGAGGAGCTCAAGGGGCTTTTGAAGCCCGGGGATGAGGTCCGGGTCCAGGTCCTGCGGGTGGACCCCGAGACCGGGCAGGTGATCCTTTCCCGGAAGAAGGTGGAGTCCACCGAGCACTGGGACCACATCCAGGCCCTGTATGAAAAGGGCGAGCCGGTCACCGTCACCGTCAAGGAAAAGGTGAAGGGGGGCGTGGTCGCCGAGCTGGACGGCGTTCAGGCCTTTATCCCCGCCTCGCAGCTGGACCTTAGGCGCATCCCCAACCTGGACGAGTACGTGGGCCAGACGATCCTGGCCAAGATCATTGAGTTCCACCGCAAGAAGGGCCGGGTGATCCTCTCCCGCCGGGCGGTCCTGGAGGAGGAGCAGAAGAGGGCCAAGCAGGCCTTCCTGCAGAGCCTCGAGCCCGGCCAGGAGGTGGAGGGCACCGTGGCCGACGTGACCGACTTCGGGGTCTTCGTGAACCTGGGGCCGGTGGACGGGCTCGTGCACCGCTCGGAGATCACCTGGGGCCGGTTCAACCACCCCCGGGAGGTCATCCGCAAAGGGGAAAAGGTCCGGGCCAAGGT
The window above is part of the Thermus oshimai DSM 12092 genome. Proteins encoded here:
- a CDS encoding methylglyoxal synthase, producing the protein MQALALIAHDAKKEEMVAFCLAHRPLLARFPLLATGTTGARIEEATGLPVERVLSGPLGGDQQIGARVAEGKVLAVFFFQDPLTPKPHEPDVQALLRVCNVHNVPIATNPKAAEALLFWLGTHAP
- a CDS encoding nucleotide pyrophosphohydrolase, translating into MGLTFAEAQKEVDAWIGRFEEGYFPPLLMLARLAEELGEVARVLAHRHGKTPKPGEEEGDLEEEVGDLLFVLVSLANSQGIDLERAFRKVMAKYQARDGARWTPKDDGPMLK